The following DNA comes from Sebastes umbrosus isolate fSebUmb1 chromosome 8, fSebUmb1.pri, whole genome shotgun sequence.
ACACAGAGCGAAGGCTGAGGTTGCCCACGCTTCattgtctttttctttacaAACATTTCCTGCTTGGAAAAACTGTGGATTGTTCATGTAATTAACAGtaattattgtttatatattattacaccGCTAGCTCTAAAAATAGACGTCAGGGTGGGGCATATCAGTATTTTCAGCAGCTCTGATAAAAGCTTAGCACCTTTCTGCTGGTGTTCAGTTACACTTTGCTCTGCCAAACTAAgcattcattgttttctgttcacCACTATAATCAGAACGTAAAGATGACTTTAGTGACGCTCGAGCAGAttgcatatgtgtgtatattttctGTGGTGAAATATTTTGCACTATCATGAGGCAATGAGACCGAAATAGAGTGTTGTTCAGTGGTGTGGTTTTATAGAGGAAAACATCCTGACATCATCCAAACAGGTGAGCAGACACTCCCATTTTCTCCACCCCCTTGCATCACGCTACAGTGTGATTGTATAAACCTCCCAAGTATACAGGGAAGTTTAGGCAGATCAGGAAGAGATATGAAACCTGCTTTATCAACATTTGGGTCAGCACATGGATAGCTGTTGGATGGTAAAGGAATGAAAAAATAGGCAAATCATAGgcagaaaaacacagattttgCTGTATGTTTGCCTGTGCGACGCAGATTCTGCAGCGAATGGCTGTTCTGGGTAAttgttttccttcatttctttaattttgGTCATGTTTGACATTATAAGATTGTTGTAAATTGTCAATACTCTCAAAAatgtttattcaagtgtgctattagtatacttctttaaacttaaaataagagaatatgctttcagtttactttttatgtacttaaattatactttagtatacttggcttataccgacaaatTTACAGAAATGTTTAAGTGTACTtagcaagtatacagaaaagtctttaAGTATACAATAAACTttaagtatacttcttttttgttttggatgTACAATGTAATGCAAAATGCAATAGCTGGCAGGTGATATAATTTgtcatttatgtgtttgtttatagtcagtttgcatctctttttattcatttaaagtcTCTTTCAGTAACATTCTGCaggtttactttttatgtatttatcagagttacacttaacaaaattatactgaagtatacttggcttacaccaacaaatatacagaaaagtccaagcatacttggcttatactgaaaagtttacggaaaagtatatttggctgaaaactataagttcacttagtATACTGAACTTGCAGtgaaactattaaactagtagtttacggAGAGTATACTTTagagtgtactttcataaactaaaaagtgggctacaagtatataactagtaaactaacagtatacctataagttcacttgtagtatagttcatattatagttgcagtacaaaatacaacttggatataaaatagttgtgtactcaaagtttactactcttgcatttaaagtatacttttataaactataaaatgtgggccaatttagtcccaagaagtattcaaGTAGTACATTTACAAATacactactagtacattgatattactataattattacataaagtatacttgggtttatacttgaactatacttaagtttacttcataaaataaacttgaagtatacttatTTTTTGTAAGGGTACAGCATTTAGAGATGTACAATTTAATGCAAAATGCAACAGCTGGTAGGTGATATGATTtgtcatttattaatttgtttgtagtcattttgcatctctttgtggttgttttgcatctctttttatttgtttagagTCTCTTTCAGTAGCATTTTGCAGGTGAAGCAGAACCAGCTGGATTACAGTGTACTGCAGCTGTAAATAActcatctctcttcctctctgttcccCTGACTTAGTGGTGTGCTATGACTTAGCAGTGGGCCAGATCATCTCACGGGACCTCCTGATCCAGAGACCCACGTCCTGGTTCAAAGCTCAGGAGTTCTGTCAGAGGCACTATGTGGACCTCGCCGTCCTGAGCACGGAAGAGCAATACTTCACCCTCCTCAATGCCACGATTGCAAGCAAAGTCAGCTTTTGGCTCGGCCTGCAGCGTCAGAGCATCTTCAGTGGCTGGAAGTGGGTGAACGGGGAAGAGCTGGGCTATGAACACTGGTACAGGAGAAACTACGGAGGCCGCTGTGCAAGTCTGGAGGCAATGCTGAAGAAAGACAAGAAGCTGCTGGCTCGCTACTGTGAAGAGCTGCACATGTTTGTCTGTCAGGGTGAGTCATGCGTCTTTGTTTATACATTTCACAAACTGGTAAATGTTACATACACGTCTATGCAATACGATGCTCAACAAGGTGTTTTGGCTGCTATGACAGAAGGGACAAAACTCCTGCCAGACTTGACATAAAGGTGAACGCAATTTTGTTGTGGAAGACATCACCAACGAAACTATTTTTTGATGTAATGACTAAGAATCCGGTCCTACCTGATCTTATTGCCAACATAGCATGCATatttaacctgcatgtctttggactgtgagcGGAAGCCAGAGAGCCCAGAGAAAacctttggagcgttatttagatgtctgtatcttcactctaactttaaaactgagcgcgCTAtgacctaaaaattgcaagttgcgttaatgcgttgaagaaattagttgcgttaaaactaatttgcgttaacacgttattatcgcgttaactctgacagccctaatataaaaataaaatacaattagaTTGTGAGtgcatggtaaaaaaaaaaaaaaaattaaccgGCTTTACCTTCCTTATTTATTGGAAGCTTAGatttatttaatgacattttattttgttttattttttagaggCCAAAACAACTTTTTCGAATACAAGTGTTTCAAAGTCAGCGTTACCTTTTTCAGTTCAGATTATGTTttcaatgtcacattttattttcactgaCAAAATCTAAAGTCACTGTCTTGGCTCCAGGTTATGGAGAAACACAAATCGATGGGGAAACAGATTTTGCCACAGCACCGAACCAAAGAAATATAATAATGCAATAACAATTTAAGGTAATAAGATAAACAAAATACTGAGAAAGTACCAAGAGAGGAGGAATGGTGAAAGTGTCTGTTTCGTGTTCACACTAACTTGCATGGTCAAAAAAATGGTGTTAAAAGCGTGCGGGTTTCAAACAAGTGTTTCAATACATCCATGTAACTCCAACCATTCATTTCCTGCGATACTGACTCTTAAAACAGCCATCCCCCAATCCTAACCAGATAtcactgatgcaacaacaacaacctaaCCCTGACCGTGGGGGGCAACTCTTTTCCAAAGGGAAGCAGACTTCAACACAAGACCAAGTGAACCAGACTCCGATTAGGGAACCTACAACCTTTCTGACTTGTTTACTCTCACTCACAGGTCCAGTTTCTCCAAAGACAGTGACGGTGGACTCAGCGGGCTCCGATCACGTGACTCTCAGCTGGAACGTCTCAGCGTCTATGCAGATGACGCCACACCGTTACAACGTGACAACATGCACCAACACATGCGATACGCTCGTTTTCCCCTACACCGATGGCTCGGCCTTCATGAACATCACCATTTCCAACCTGACTTCAGCCACAGAGCACTTCATAGAGGTTTCTGCTTTTGTTGTTCGGCCCGACGGTGTTACTGGAGAAAATGTGACTCTTCAAAGTAACCCGACAGCTTTACAAGTCAAAACAGGTACGAAGGACTTGAATGTCATTTATGTGCTGTGAATTATGTTTTGATTCAGGTTTCTGACATTACGATGTATTCAATATTGACAACAATCTTTATTGATTAATGGtctttagtatttatttattattatttaaatgcaCAGATTTTCTCTATCTGATATATCATATAAACTGAATTCCGTAAAGTTTTTAACCTTGTGTG
Coding sequences within:
- the LOC119493595 gene encoding uncharacterized protein LOC119493595, whose translation is MFACATQILQRMAVLVVCYDLAVGQIISRDLLIQRPTSWFKAQEFCQRHYVDLAVLSTEEQYFTLLNATIASKVSFWLGLQRQSIFSGWKWVNGEELGYEHWYRRNYGGRCASLEAMLKKDKKLLARYCEELHMFVCQGPVSPKTVTVDSAGSDHVTLSWNVSASMQMTPHRYNVTTCTNTCDTLVFPYTDGSAFMNITISNLTSATEHFIEVSAFVVRPDGVTGENVTLQSNPTALQVKTVDSDGQHRVINIILMLLKLLSLTPPLGLLYRILKKGDVKESDHAVSPVELSTEESIVTLISEETEKILKI